AGACCACTACATGGGTCTCCTGCTTTATTAGAAACCAAATTCGATCTGATCCTGCTTTATTCAATGTCATAATCATTGATCATTTCATATTAGTTGTGTCTTCATTCTTACTGTTTATACTTATAAGCACTAGAGTTTCTGGTGCATATGTCAATAAATCCCAAAAACCTAGTGGTCCTCAGATATGTTATTTTCACTTCTCATGGTTCATGTTACCTATGGTCAACCGTAATTGACTGTTGTTCATACAATAAGGTATTTTACAATCAAGGGAAATCACATATGCAGGACTTTTGTTATAGTGTTAGTCATTGTTCTTGACGAGAACAATTATTAATAGTTCTTGTTAACTTTCTATTATACCTAATTTAAAAGTGAACTTTGCCATGGACATGTATGTGTAGAGGAGGGGAAAACAATAAATACAAATCACGGTAGTTACATATTTCCAGGTATCCAGTAATGGTCTAAATTAGAGGGTGTGCCAAGAACTTTATAATCATTACTCAATTTAAGCTTTTCAATAACCCTTAGTAATTGTCATCCCCATTATACAAATAGGAAATACAAGAAATGAAGAATCACAGCTTTATTAAGTAACATTACTGAGACTGATACACAAGAATTTATCTCAGAATTTAATAAATAAGCCCAGAACCTCTCATTTTGGTTTATACAAAGTAAAAGTACTTCACTCCCCAAACTTTCaaactgcacttttttttttttttttggtttttagtttttagtttttgggtcacacccagcagtgctcaggggttactcctagctctatgctcagaaatcactcctggcaggctcgggggacaatacgggataccgggattcaaaccacagtccttctgcatgcaaggcaaacaccctacctccatactttctctctgccccctccttttgttttttgtttgtttgtttgtttgtttttggtcaatcTGCACTTTAAATAAGTTGAGACAAGCAAATGCCATTTTGGTTTTCATGTGTTCCCTTAAAGTTTAGTAACTTAAGAGTCTTTCATTCATCTTTAAATAATCCTCAAACTCTTTCTCCTTTCTACAAACTGTCACTGTTCTTTAGAATGTAGTCTGAACTCCCTGCCCATTTTTGCCTTTTGGACTTTGGGAGAAAGACTACTGGAACAAATTGCCATTTCCTGCTATATGTTCTTTCTCAACTAGTCCCTTCAATTCCTATTGTAGATTCAAAGATAGAACCTGGGAGCTGGaaaaaatactgggaaaatagcgggtaggtcacttgccttgcacacaaatttACTCAGGCTCAATCTTCAGCACTCCAAGCCCCACCTGAAGAAATCCcagagtgcataaccaggagtaaacactaaccactcttgggtgtggcccaaagaactcGCATTcttcctctcaaaaaaaaaaaaaaaaaaagatctggctAAGAACACTTTAGAAGTTAGTACAGAGCTTTTCTCATAgatttttacttacatttttataataatgtcttttgtttgcttgttttctagGAATGTTTACCCTTGCGGAAGTTGCTTCACTCAATGACATTCAGCCAACTTACCGAATCCTGAAACCATGGTGGGATGTGTTTATGGATTATCTGGCTGTCGTTATGTTGATGGTAGCCATCTTTGCAGGAACCATGCAACTTACCAAAGATCAGGTGGTCTGCTTGCCAGTATTGCCATCTCCTGTAAATTCAAAGGCACACACGACACCAGGAAATACCGACGTGACCACCCCCATCTCGAAAATGGAAGCAGCCACTGACCAAGACCAAGAGGGACAGACGACAAATGACATTTCCTTTGTTACATCTGCTGTGACACCTGACATACCTCTCAGAGCCACATATCCTCACACAGATTCCACAGCTCCAAGTCCAGAGtccaggaaagagaagagaaatccCACAGGACGAAAAACAAACTTGGATTTTCAgcaatatgtatttattaatcaGATGTGTTACCATCTGGCCCTTCCATGGTATTCTAAGTACTTTCCATACCTTGCACTTATACATACTATAATTCTCATGGTCAGTAGCAACTTTTGGTTCAAATATCCCAAAACCTGCTCAAAAGTGGAACATTTTGTTTCAATATTAGGGAAGTGCTTTGAATCTCCTTGGACTACAAAAGCTTTGTCTGAGACAGCATGCGAAGACTCGGAGGAAAACAAGCAGAGAATAACTGGTGCCCAGACTTTACCAAAGCATGTGTCTACCAGCAGCGATGAAGGGAGTCCTAGTGCCAGTACCCCAATGATCAACAAAACTGGCTTCAAATTCTCAGCAGAGAAACCTGTGATCGAAGTCCCTAGCATGACCATCCTGGATAAGAAAGATGGGGAACAGGCCAAAGCTCTCTTTGAGAAAGTAAGGAAGTTCCGAGCTCATGTGGAAGACAGTGACTTAATCTATAAACTCTATGTGGTCCAGACCGTTGTCAAGACGGCCAagttcattttcattctctgcTATACTGCAAACTTTGTCAATGCGATCAGCTTCGAGCACGTCTGCAAACCCAAAGTGGAGCACTTAACTGGTTACGAGGTGTTTGAGTGCACCCACAATATGGCGTACATGCTGAAAAAGCTTCTGATCAGTTACATATCCATTATCTGCGTTTATGGTTTTATCTGCCTCTACACTCTCTTCTGGTTATTCAGGATCCCGTTGAAGGaatattcttttgaaaaagtTAGAGAAGAGAGCAGTTTCAGTGACATCCCAGATGTCAAAAATGATTTTGCATTCCTCCTCCACATGGTAGACCAGTACGACCAGCTCTATTCCAAACGTTTTGGAGTCTTCTTGTCAGAAGTCAGTGAAAATAAACTTAGGGAAATCAGTTTGAACCACGAATGGACTTTTGAAAAGCTCCGGCAACATGTGTCACGCAATGCCCAGGACAAGCAGGAGTTACATCTCTTTATGCTGTCTGGTGTGCCCGATGCTGTCTTTGACCTCACAGACCTGGACGTGCTCAAGCTTGAACTGATTCCAGAAGCAAAAATCCCTGCTAAGATCTCTCAGATGACAAATCTCCAAGAGCTTCACCTCTGCCACTGCCCTGCAAAAGTGGAACAGACTGCTTTTAGTTTTCTCCGGGATCATTTGAGATGCCTTCACGTGAAGTTTACTGACGTAGCTGAAATCCCTGCTTGGGTGTATTTGCTTAAGAACCTCCGAGAGTTGTATTTGATAGGCAATTTGAACTCAGAAAATAATAAGATGATAGGCCTTGAATCTCTCCGAGAGTTGCGACACCTTAAGATTCTCCACGTGAAGAGCAATTTGACCAAAGTCCCCTCAAACATTACAGATGTGGCCCCACATCTTACAAAGTTAGTCATTCATAATGACGGCACGAAACTCTTGGTATTGAACAGCCTTAAGAAAATGATGAATGTCGCTGAGCTTGAGCTCCAGAACTGTGAGCTCGAGAGGATTCCACACGCTATTTTCAGTCTCTCGAATTTGCAGGAACTGGATTTAAAATCGAACAATATACGCACCATTGAGGAAATCATCAGTTTCCAACACTTAAAACGACTGACTTGTCTAAAATTATGGCATAATAAAATCGTTACCATTCCTCCCTCCATCACCCATGTCAAAAACCTGGAGTCactttatttctctaacaacaagCTCGAATCCTTACCACTGGCAGTGTTTAGTTTACAGAAACTCAGATGCTTAGACGTAAGCTACAACAACATTTCAATGCTTCCCATAGAAATAGGATTACTTCAGAACCTGCAGCATTTGCATATCACTGGGAACAAAGTGGACCTTCTGCCCAAACAATTGTTTAAATGCGTCAAGTTGAGGACTTTGAATCTGGGGCAAAACTGCATCACCTCCCTCCCAGAAAAAATTAGCCAGCTCTCGCAGCTCACGCAGCTGGAGCTGAAGGGGAATTGCTTGGACCGCCTGCCAGCCCAGCTGGGCCTGTGTCGCCTGCTCAAGAAGAGCGGGCTTGTTGTGGAAGATCACCTTTTTGACACCCTGCCACTCGAAGTCAAAGAAGCATTGAATCAAGACATAAATGTCCCCTTTGCGAATGGGATTTAACTGAGCTCATCCGTGCACATCCGTGTGCAGGAACAACTTCCTAGATTGCAAATGCTTACATACAAGTTATTGCAAGATAATGCATTTTAGGAGTAGacacatctttaaaaataaaacacagagagAAGATGACCTAGAAGGCTGATAGATGATGTGGCTGAATGTTCAATGTCTGTAGTGTTTTTAAGTCATTCATTcccaaatcttttttctttttttctttttggggaaaggaaaggaaaagttaTAATCACTAatcttagtttctttttaaattgtttgtAACTTGGATGCTGCCGCTACTGAATGTTTACAAATTGCTTGCCTGCTAaagtaaataattaaattgaCATTTTTCTTACTATACCACCTTTTATGAGGTGTCTTGATTTACCTTGCTTATTGTTGGCAATATTCTAAATCAAATCACTGAAGACACAGAGGGCCCAAACTTGTGAATTTAGATCTACTGAAGTGTTGGTTTCTTTCCTGTTTCCATTTAATGCACTTCAAACAGTGCTTAAAATGTATGGCTGGTGCTATTGCTTCTGAGAATCCCATCTTAAAGATCTTAATACGTTTAAAAGATGTATGCAGTTAAGATGTGTAACTTGTGGGTTGGATATGGTTTGTCTaacaataaataaggaaaaaaatcacacacccCTTAATGATAGCATTGTTCCATAATCTGCAGTTCTGCTCTATAGTTTATTTCTAATAACACAGGATTACCAATAGatacaatgttttttaaaaaataaaaatttttattacaatcaATGTAaccattttaatcatttaatgaTTAATAGTGTTCCAGCAGCAACTTTTggagaaaaacacaaaatcaaagaaatatataatttcttgTCCATTGAAAGTTGGAAAAGGGGCTgtagcagtggcactagaggtaaggcgtctaccttgcaagcactagcctaggacgatccACAGTTCGaaccctcaagccaggagcgatttctgagcgcatagccaggagtaacacctgagcgtcaaacaggtgtgtccccccccaaaaaaaataaaaataaaagaaagttggaAAAAAACTAATTTTCCTCTTGACTCACTATATTTGCAGGATTTGCAACTAGGAGTGTCTCATGTACAGGAAACTACTGGCAGAATATACTTTCTGGGTGATGGTTTTTCGTCCTTAACTTATATGTCTCAGTCCATCTCAGAAAAATTCTCTTCACCTGTTTTAGGTTTTGTGAGCAAGTATTTATTTCAGAAGCCTTTCTCCTAATGTGTCTCCCCCTCCCTTGAGAAAAGAACTATGTGGTAGATTGAATGACAAAGCAGTATTGTCTCTTTACAAAATTGGTTACATTTAATGAAACACTGGACAGCCTCTTATCACACCATAGTGTGACTTAAAGGATTCTGTAGAGAATGGATATATCCTTGCTTTTGCTCCCCAACCTTGAACAGGGGCTGGGGGTCGCAGATAACTGCCCTATTGCAAGTGTTTTCTTCTGTAATGcttataataatatttagaagTAGAAACACTAATAGAAAGGGCTGCAAACATCAATTACTGGAGCTGAGTTAGAAAAAGATTCTGGCTCCAGCAGCCTTCTAAGAACTAGCTTTGAGGCTGGGTAGTTTGCTCAGAGGGTTAGAGttcaagctttgcatgcaggaactcTGGATTCTATATCCACTAACTCTTGGCTCCCTGGATATTGTCTAGAATGGCCCCCAAGTACCTCCaaatgcctccccccaaaaaacaaaaagactagtTTTGAAAATCCCAAGTTTAGAAAAATCAGGGGAACAACAATGAGGAATCTGGAATATAAACAAACCCCCCTCGTCATGCTGCATTTCTCTCAGCTTTCATCAGTGTGTTCTCTCATATTGATTATGTGCCTGCTTTGTGCTCAGCCAGTTCCAGGAACTGGAGATTAGGTGTTAGAATAAGTCAGAGCCATTGACTACATGGAACTTTAAATCATGGTAGAGAAGAGAGTTACTGATTGTGTCATCCTTTGTTATTCTGTAAAATGAATTATAATTCTAGCATAAAAAGAATACAGAATCTATGTGATTCTAGGTTGGAACACACTTAAGAGCTTCACGGAGGTTTTGAATTTATGAGCTCTTTCTATAAACACTCCTGCACTTCTCCCACCCTTCAGCTCATAGTTCTTCCTAGGTAGATAAAACATCACCACCAGAAATTGGTTCAGTGCTTTCAGGGTGCCTTGCTATCATCTTTGTAGCATGAAGTAACCAGATTTTAGGATCCTAGTACTACAGCTTGTGAAACATGCCTTCCCGTCTAAAAACAGAGTGTGTTGTTTTTAAAGGGTGAGCCACTAGCTGCTGACCTTGCTTTTCAGAGATCTACAGAAGCTGGAGCCTGTGGGACTCTCCCAAAGCTTGACCACTGGCAGCTGCCCAGAGGCACCTGTTTTTTAATCAATACTTGGGATCCAGTCACTTGGAACTAACTGTTATTGCATGCCTTCAAACAATATCAAGGGACACTTTTCCTCTTCAACCAAAATTTCAGTTGACTTTATCAACCTTAAATGATTTCCTTGAACTCTGAAGAGTTCACAGCCAATTGGTTTAAGTGCTGTTTGCTTTGCCACTGTTTTCAAATAGGTTTTTAAAAACGAGACTTCCTAAGAAATGCTGATTCACTTAACAGGCTTCAAATAGACATCTTGGAGTCTCAACAAAACAGCAGATGTGAAAGTTACGGGCCCAGATAGACTGTCAGGCCATGTGTCTTCACAAGTTTATGTTGGCATCACAAACCCAAGACATGGAGAAAAGACTAGGTGGAATATATTAGTTTTAGCTTCTGAAtatttccaccttttttttttcctttgttttgttttgggaccatacccagcagtgctcaggaattacttctggctctgggtttaggaatcactcctggcagactcaggggaccatacgggatgctggggattgaacctgcgtaggtcctgtgcaagacaagtgccctccccactgtgctattattccaacCCCTCACTTCCCTTTCTAAAGCCCCTTGAGCACTCATCGGAAGGAAATTATTGTTTAAACGGTTTTGGTTAGATTTGGTTTGGAAGTCaagagtcacatccagcagtgttgagggcttactgctagctctgtactcagagatcacttctggcatgattcagggaaccatttgtggtgcagggaatcaaacctgggtctactgtgtgcaaaGGCAAGTGTCTTGACTACTATATTATCTCCCTTGACAGGTTTAAAGTATCTTTATGGTGACAGGGAGAAAACTCAAGTTGGAGTTCTGGAGTTGGATCCCCAGTACTACAAGGCTCCACCAAGGACTTTTAAGGATGGACCTTAAGCTCTGATGAGGTTGGGGCTGGCatctataaaatgatttaaaaaaaaatgtctgtaagcatcatgattgtagttgggtttcagtcataaaaagaagactatcccttcaccagtgcaacattcctatcaccaatgccccccaactccctcctacCCTACCACCTGCCTGTATGTGAGACAGtcattctaactgcactcactactctgttgtttttgttgtttctttagtGTTCCTTCCCTGTGAGTACAAAGCCCAAAAGAGAAAATCTGGATGACTCTGGACTGTTTGGCTTTTTGTACCAGTATTCAAGTAGCTTTGACAGAAAGCATTGACTTTATCAAGGTTTCATAAGCTAACCTGAAATGGTGGCAGGCACCTCATTCTGAGTGGAGGAAATCTAGCAATTTAAGAAGTAAAGAGGATTTATTCTAGAAGACTCCTGACTTGACACTTCatatacaaaaacagaaaaaattgcattaatgtTATTTTCTGATACTTTCACCAGTTGCCTACCCTGTTCTCTCCTTAGTTGCTGATGGCAGCAAACTCCAACGTGTCCTTGACACCAGTGCCTGAGAATTGTTTCCATCCACCTTGCTGAGTCGAAGCCAGCCTGCTGTCCTCTTGCTGAGATTTCTGGCAGCACTCTCCTCTGTAATTCATTTCAATAAAATGGTTCCTTTATCAACTGAATCCTTAAACAAAGGCTGTGCTAGCACAAAGCCCCTTTCATTGAGGACAAAAAGGGGGAGGGCAAGAACATACCCCTGGAAAACAGTTTGCAAATGTCCTCTAACTTGTGACCCGAGCACAAAGAAGTGGCCCCTTATGGCCCTGGTCTGCTCTGGCTCTCCAGGACAAGTGCCTCAGCATGTTGTCATGCAGGGTGGATGAGGGGACAGAGGAAAAAGTAACAAGTGCCTCATAATTCAGGTTTAGTGTTATCTGAGGAAATGGTTTTTCATGGCTAGAATCAAGGCTCTTAGATAGCCTATTTTCATTCTTCTTCCCCTGTAAAATGGTCCCAGGAAAGGAAGCCTTTCTTGGAAATTAGCAAGGTGTTTAGCTTCACGTCCATCTGAAACTCAGTCCCAGTAAGCACCACCCTCTGGCTACAACTATCCACAACTAAAAGACTGCTGTTTCTGTAGATCATCCTTTTCTCTGGCCTAATGCTCCAGGTTCTGTAGTAAGAGTTTGGATTTAAATCCTGCCTCTGCCTTGGCTATTTGCCATCTCTAAATCTCTGTTTGTCAATGGAAATAATACTGCCATATACCCAGGCATATCTTATTAGGGTTGGGTCAGCTGCTATGGTTAAGACCCTCTGCCTTGCTGGGAGAAGGTTCCCAACACCACAGTGGCACTGTGGCAGAGATTACTCATTCTTGATTATGATTCTTGGTAACCCagaataaaacatattaaattaaacatttacaATCTTACTTGGAGCCAGATGTGACCATGCGACTTATTCTAGCTAAGAGAGTAGAAAGAGAAGTGGAAAGTACCTTCCTCCAAGGAAGGGATTCCTTCCTCACAGTTGCTAAATACAGTAGATACAGAAGTGTGGCCATTACAGAGTGCAGATGAAGGCCTCGTCAAAGAAATGGAGCCAGAATCCTGACAACCTCAGGGAGCAGAGTTACATAAATGAGGAGGGATCTTTCTTGAGTAAGGTCTGACATGTGCAGCAGGTCTCTAAATCTTGCCGCTCCAACTATCCTGAATGATAGGAAATGAAGGTAGAAGAGAGCTTAGTGGACAGAGTGCATGCTCACGTTCCATCCCCAGATTCCTCAACCACTTCTAAAAGTGACCtttaagcacttccaggtgtggcacaGAAAAACCAAAAGTGCAGAATCTCAGCTCCCTTCCTTAAATTATTGAATCAAAATTTCTTAACCTTTTTGTGTCAGAGACTTCCAGAGACTCCTCTCAGCCAGCTTGTTCAGGAGTTCAATGCAAGATCTGGGAGATGATGTTTTAGCTTTGCAAGCCTGGGGACTGCACAGGCCACcctttcagtgctcagggccttcCAGGATgacacctagcaatgcttagagGATTGTGTAGTGCTGGAGATTCAGAAAAGGTTAGGTGTATccaaagcatttgcctttaattcctgtactatatctctaatcTACCAGATGTCTTTCACAAGATCATAACCAATTGGCTAACAGGCATGCTCATACATCTGCCAGAAAGTGGCCGGTTTCATCAAGAGCTGGGAAGAGACTGCTGCTGGTGACCTGTTTTTCTACTACTTGTAAGCCTCTTACTGGCCTCTGGCTGGGAAGTAATGGATTTAGAGTTCTTACTAGTGTCCATGTTCTCACTCTGCTCTGTTTATGTTGACAGTCATATCAACATGGCAACCATAGGAATGGGGGAATGACAGACTGCCACTGTCCACTGTTTGAAGAGGTGTCTAGAATGTACGTCATTCCCCCAAGAGCACAAGGTTCTAAGTTCTTGTACCCTGATGAGTACACACATGCTCAATTGCTGAACACTCAAACAAGCCCAGGAAGTAAAATAATCCCATTCCATTGTTTAACCTTCAGCCTAGTTCTAGGTGAACTGCTTGGAGCTCAGTCAACCATGGGCTaacatgtgctttttttttctcgcTATGTCCTTGGGAAACTGCCAGAAGGCCATGCATAAATATTGGCTGGAATGATCTCAGGGAAAGACCTAACCCCAAACAATCACCCAGGTATTAGCCCAAGCTGTGAAGATATTGAAAATAAACTGTTTCAGTTCACCTCTAGGAAACTATAAATGTGGCTACTGCCACACCATGCACACTTGAGATGGAGTACTACCTAAATGAAAAATGTCTTCAAACTTCCATCTCCAGAGCTACACAAATCTTTCCACAACCTATGCCAAATGGTTCTTTGGCTTTGGTC
The Suncus etruscus isolate mSunEtr1 chromosome 4, mSunEtr1.pri.cur, whole genome shotgun sequence genome window above contains:
- the LRRC8D gene encoding volume-regulated anion channel subunit LRRC8D, with amino-acid sequence MFTLAEVASLNDIQPTYRILKPWWDVFMDYLAVVMLMVAIFAGTMQLTKDQVVCLPVLPSPVNSKAHTTPGNTDVTTPISKMEAATDQDQEGQTTNDISFVTSAVTPDIPLRATYPHTDSTAPSPESRKEKRNPTGRKTNLDFQQYVFINQMCYHLALPWYSKYFPYLALIHTIILMVSSNFWFKYPKTCSKVEHFVSILGKCFESPWTTKALSETACEDSEENKQRITGAQTLPKHVSTSSDEGSPSASTPMINKTGFKFSAEKPVIEVPSMTILDKKDGEQAKALFEKVRKFRAHVEDSDLIYKLYVVQTVVKTAKFIFILCYTANFVNAISFEHVCKPKVEHLTGYEVFECTHNMAYMLKKLLISYISIICVYGFICLYTLFWLFRIPLKEYSFEKVREESSFSDIPDVKNDFAFLLHMVDQYDQLYSKRFGVFLSEVSENKLREISLNHEWTFEKLRQHVSRNAQDKQELHLFMLSGVPDAVFDLTDLDVLKLELIPEAKIPAKISQMTNLQELHLCHCPAKVEQTAFSFLRDHLRCLHVKFTDVAEIPAWVYLLKNLRELYLIGNLNSENNKMIGLESLRELRHLKILHVKSNLTKVPSNITDVAPHLTKLVIHNDGTKLLVLNSLKKMMNVAELELQNCELERIPHAIFSLSNLQELDLKSNNIRTIEEIISFQHLKRLTCLKLWHNKIVTIPPSITHVKNLESLYFSNNKLESLPLAVFSLQKLRCLDVSYNNISMLPIEIGLLQNLQHLHITGNKVDLLPKQLFKCVKLRTLNLGQNCITSLPEKISQLSQLTQLELKGNCLDRLPAQLGLCRLLKKSGLVVEDHLFDTLPLEVKEALNQDINVPFANGI